GCTCTATATCCAGAATTTCACAAGCGTCTAACAACAGCTTGTATAAATCGGGTAGTTGTTTTTCACCAACCAGAATGCTGGAAGCAATATTTTCTACATAGAAAACCTGCTCTGCCATTGGCCCGAGCCAATTTCGCACCAACATGTCTATGCCTGGTATTTGCTTGAGCGTTTTAGTAGCTTCCAGGTCTAATGGATGACGAAATGAGTCAGCTTTTAAACCAATCAGAGGGGTTTTGAAGAAGGACATAGTGCAGCAAGCTATAAAAAACACAACTATGGAATCTGGCTGTTTATTTAACCAGCCACCCACAGTTAGTATAACGATTTAAGCAGGATGGGCAGGGGGAGCAGGGGAGAAAATTTTACCTTGTCTCCCTTGTTGCTTTGTTCCCACCTCAGTCTCAACTAAGAGCTAGGGGGAAGGGTGCGGGGGGATGGAAAAGAGGAATTGGGGACAAGGAGGAAGACTTGTTGCAAGTTCTCACTCAAATCACCTTGTCTCTTCCTGCTCACCTGCTCCCTGCTCCCTTGCCTCTTGTTCAACCTATCAATTTCAACTTGAAAGGCTACTGACACTGGGAGCAGTTTCGGCATCTGCTGATGTTTCACCCACACGAAGGATTTTAGCTCCTAATTGCTGCAACTTCATATCGAGCCGATCGTAGCCGCGATCGAGGTGCTGTAATCCTTGAATTGTGGTTTGTCCTTCTGCCGCCAGTCCTGCGATGACTAGCGCTGCCGATGCTCGTAAGTCTGTGCCTAATACTGGTGCGCCAGACAATTTTGGCACTCCCCGAACGAAAGCAGCATTGCCTTTAACACGAATATCTGCCCCCAAGCGATTTAACTCTGAGGCATGACGCAAGCGATTTTCAAAGACGGATTCGTTAATCACGCTGTCGCCTTCGGCCAATGTCAGCAAAGACATGAACGGCGCTTGCATATCTGTAGGGAAACCCGGATGATATTGAGTTTCAATATCCGTTGCCTTGAGAGTTTCCGCCGGCAGAATGCGTAAGTGTTCAGGCTTGTCCTCAATTATCGTCACCCCAATATCCCGCAGCTTGGCAATCACTGGTATGAGATGTTCTGGAGCTACTGGCGAAAGAAGAAGTTCGGAACGGGTAATTGCTGCTGCCAATAAAAATGTCCCGGCCTCAATGCGATCGGGAATGATACTGTAGTCAACAGAATGCAATTTGGGCACTCCTTCTACAATAATCCTGCTAGTACCTGCCCCTTTAATCTTGGCTCCCATCGCGTTACAGAAGTTAGCTAAATCAACTACTTCCGGTTCT
The Nostoc punctiforme PCC 73102 genome window above contains:
- the murA gene encoding UDP-N-acetylglucosamine 1-carboxyvinyltransferase, whose amino-acid sequence is MNPSTSLPDAKIAPEADSSVLQIWGGHPLRGHVKISGAKNAALVIMAGALLCPGDCRIRNVPLLADVDRMGQVLSALGVRLTRQGDILDINASEIKTSKAPYELVTQLRASFFAIGAILARLGVAQMPLPGGCAIGARPVDLHVRGLQAMGAEVQIEHGICNAYVPGSSRRLKGAKIYLDIASVGATENLMMAATLAEGETIIENAAREPEVVDLANFCNAMGAKIKGAGTSRIIVEGVPKLHSVDYSIIPDRIEAGTFLLAAAITRSELLLSPVAPEHLIPVIAKLRDIGVTIIEDKPEHLRILPAETLKATDIETQYHPGFPTDMQAPFMSLLTLAEGDSVINESVFENRLRHASELNRLGADIRVKGNAAFVRGVPKLSGAPVLGTDLRASAALVIAGLAAEGQTTIQGLQHLDRGYDRLDMKLQQLGAKILRVGETSADAETAPSVSSLSS